A single genomic interval of Rhinatrema bivittatum chromosome 12, aRhiBiv1.1, whole genome shotgun sequence harbors:
- the RETREG3 gene encoding reticulophagy regulator 3 isoform X4 yields MLFLLAFGLIIIVCWDQWKNKIWPELRARPNELDNESWGFVHPGLLSVPELCHHISEAYVNGTSFLKNLLLFKQDNPGKFCILVCGMLTFLAVLGNYVPGILLSYLLLLFALLWPLALYHRLGERIYKKMEPALQRLDFSVQGYMMSKQKEGQMRYRVLSHEPADDGSDSEEELAAFCPKLDDSLVAKELTISDSEHSDAEASYTENGTFNLSRGQTPLTEGSEDLDRHSDPEESFARDLPDFPSINPDLTGMDDEDDTSIGIPSSVYHLQRARDSNLYDEQEAIDSDLALGGLPAVQNFTDNLAGLVTRGMIQLALSGNSQLAPAYSADPQRLVRTYHSNSDSDLDTDAEGDDFELLDQSELNQIDPSTSRGRHSANI; encoded by the exons CTGGGGCTTCGTTCACCCTGGGCTCCTCAGTGTGCCAGAGCTGTGCCACCATATCTCTGAAGCCTATGTCAATGGAACCTCTTTTTTAAAGAACCTCTTGCTTTTCAAGCAGGACAATCCTGGCAAG TTTTGCATTTTAGTCTGCGGTATGCTGACTTTCTTGGCTGTACTGGGCAATTACGTTCCTGGCATTCTGTTGTCGTACCTTCTGT TGCTATTTGCCCTACTGTGGCCTCTGGCATTGTATCACAGGCTGGGAGAACGGATTTACAAGAAGATGGAGCCGGCCCTGCAGAGGCTGGATTTCAGCGTCCAAGGATACATGATGTCAAAACAGAAAGAGGGGCAAA TGCGATACAGAGTGCTTTCTCACGAACCTGCTGATGATGGGAGTGATAGCGAAGAAGAACTTGCTGCGTTCTGTCCCAAG CTGGATGATTCGCTTGTTGCTAAGGAATTGACTATCTCTGACTCTGAGCATTCTGATGCCGAGGCATCTTACACGGAAAATGGCACGTTCAACCTCTCTAGGGGGCAGACGCCCCTGACTGAGGGGTCTGAAG ATCTTGATCGCCACAGTGATCCTGAAGAATCTTTTGCAAGGGACCTTCCCGACTTTCCTTCTATCAATCCAGATCTGACTGGAATGGATGATGAGGATGACACCAGTATCGGGATCCCCAGCTCCGTGTACCACCTGCAGAGAGCACGGGACTCTAACCTATACGACGAGCAAGAAGCAATTGATTCTGATCTGGCACTGGGCGGATTACCAGCTGTGCAGAATTTCACTGATAACTTAGCCGGTTTGGTTACCAGGGGAATGATCCAGTTGGCCCTCTCAGGAAATAGCCAGCTGGCCCCTGCATACAGTGCTGATCCCCAAAGACTAGTGAGAACATATCACAGCAACTCTGACTCTGATTTGGACACTGATGCGGAAGGGGATGATTTTGAACTATTGGACCAGTCTGAACTTAATCAAATAGATCCCAGCACCTCACGTGGTCGTCATTCAGCAAATATTTAa
- the RETREG3 gene encoding reticulophagy regulator 3 isoform X3, translating into MLFLLAFGLIIIVCWDQWKNKIWPELRVARPNELDNESWGFVHPGLLSVPELCHHISEAYVNGTSFLKNLLLFKQDNPGKFCILVCGMLTFLAVLGNYVPGILLSYLLLLFALLWPLALYHRLGERIYKKMEPALQRLDFSVQGYMMSKQKEGQMRYRVLSHEPADDGSDSEEELAAFCPKLDDSLVAKELTISDSEHSDAEASYTENGTFNLSRGQTPLTEGSEDLDRHSDPEESFARDLPDFPSINPDLTGMDDEDDTSIGIPSSVYHLQRARDSNLYDEQEAIDSDLALGGLPAVQNFTDNLAGLVTRGMIQLALSGNSQLAPAYSADPQRLVRTYHSNSDSDLDTDAEGDDFELLDQSELNQIDPSTSRGRHSANI; encoded by the exons CTGGGGCTTCGTTCACCCTGGGCTCCTCAGTGTGCCAGAGCTGTGCCACCATATCTCTGAAGCCTATGTCAATGGAACCTCTTTTTTAAAGAACCTCTTGCTTTTCAAGCAGGACAATCCTGGCAAG TTTTGCATTTTAGTCTGCGGTATGCTGACTTTCTTGGCTGTACTGGGCAATTACGTTCCTGGCATTCTGTTGTCGTACCTTCTGT TGCTATTTGCCCTACTGTGGCCTCTGGCATTGTATCACAGGCTGGGAGAACGGATTTACAAGAAGATGGAGCCGGCCCTGCAGAGGCTGGATTTCAGCGTCCAAGGATACATGATGTCAAAACAGAAAGAGGGGCAAA TGCGATACAGAGTGCTTTCTCACGAACCTGCTGATGATGGGAGTGATAGCGAAGAAGAACTTGCTGCGTTCTGTCCCAAG CTGGATGATTCGCTTGTTGCTAAGGAATTGACTATCTCTGACTCTGAGCATTCTGATGCCGAGGCATCTTACACGGAAAATGGCACGTTCAACCTCTCTAGGGGGCAGACGCCCCTGACTGAGGGGTCTGAAG ATCTTGATCGCCACAGTGATCCTGAAGAATCTTTTGCAAGGGACCTTCCCGACTTTCCTTCTATCAATCCAGATCTGACTGGAATGGATGATGAGGATGACACCAGTATCGGGATCCCCAGCTCCGTGTACCACCTGCAGAGAGCACGGGACTCTAACCTATACGACGAGCAAGAAGCAATTGATTCTGATCTGGCACTGGGCGGATTACCAGCTGTGCAGAATTTCACTGATAACTTAGCCGGTTTGGTTACCAGGGGAATGATCCAGTTGGCCCTCTCAGGAAATAGCCAGCTGGCCCCTGCATACAGTGCTGATCCCCAAAGACTAGTGAGAACATATCACAGCAACTCTGACTCTGATTTGGACACTGATGCGGAAGGGGATGATTTTGAACTATTGGACCAGTCTGAACTTAATCAAATAGATCCCAGCACCTCACGTGGTCGTCATTCAGCAAATATTTAa